Proteins from one Malania oleifera isolate guangnan ecotype guangnan chromosome 4, ASM2987363v1, whole genome shotgun sequence genomic window:
- the LOC131153578 gene encoding C2 and GRAM domain-containing protein At1g03370 — MKLVVRVIEARNLPAMDYNGFSDPYVRLQLGKNKNRTKVVKKSLNPSWFEEFNFRVEDLNEELLISVLDEDKYFNDDFVGQLKVPVSRVFDAEGNSLGTAWYPLQPKNKKSKNKDCGEILLTIYFSQNHSFMGVKSNGDHAPHSRKHADIAIESFSRPSDSPLRSSSPMRIDEAVSTKEDKSSTQKKISGRFAQIFNKNEDTACISSGKGIHLSEIPETTKPEVNEDKPEEQSFLGTFEEAIKKMESADQGSEILSNLSGGVLLDQLYMIAPSDLNSLLFSPDSKFPKSLADVQGTTELQQGPWKLESGEDRLKRVVTYIKAATKLIKAVKGIEEQVYLKADGKVFAVLATVSTPEVMYGSTFKVELLYCIMPGPELPLGEQSSRLVISWRVNFLQSTMMKGMIEGGARQGLKESFEQYASLLSQNVKPVDLKDLGSNKEHILASLQVESQSDWKLAVQFFANFTVVSTIFIGLYVLVHLWLAAPSSIQGLEFAGLDLPDSIGELIVCGILVLQGNRVLNLIARFMQARVQKGSDHGVKAQGDGWLLTVALIEGSSLAAVDSSGFSDPYVTFTCNGRTRTSSIKFQKSDPQWNEIFEFDAMDDPPSVMDVEVYDFDGPFDEATSLGHAEINFLKSNLSDLADVWIPLQGKLAQACRSKLHLRIFLDNTRGGNVVKEYLNKMEKEVGKKINLRSPQTNSAFQKLFGLPPEEFLINDFTCHLKRKMPLQGRLFLSPRIIGFYANLFGHKTKFFFLWEDIEEIKLIPPTLASMGSPIIIVILRQGRGMDARHGAKKIDGEGRLKFHFHSFVSFNVAHRTIMALWKARSLSPEQKVQIVEEESETKTLQNEEGGSFLGVEDVNMFEVHSAFLSVPADFFIELFSGGDLDRRVMTRTGCLDYSPSPWELEKADVCQRQIYYKFDKHISRYSGEVTSTQQRSPLPDKNGWLVEEVMTLHGVPLGDYFNLHLRFQVEDLPSKSKGCNVQVYLGVAWLKSTRHQKRITKNIVSNLQERLKVMLEAVEEFGARR; from the exons ATGAAGCTTGTGGTTCGTGTGATTGAGGCACGAAACCTGCCTGCAATGGATTACAATGGATTCAGTGATCCTTACGTTAGATTGCAGCTAGGTAAGAACAAGAACAGGACTAAAGTAGTGAAGAAGTCCTTGAATCCATCTTGGTTCGAAGAGTTCAATTTCCGGGTGGAAGACCTGAACGAGGAACTCCTAATCTCTGTCTTGGATGAGGATAAGTACTTCAATGATGATTTCGTGGGTCAGCTGAAAGTGCCCGTTTCACGGGTTTTCGATGCGGAAGGCAACTCTCTGGGCACTGCCTGGTATCCTCTGCAACCCAAAAATAAGAAGTCCAAGAACAAGGATTGTG GTGAAATTCTTCTCactatatatttttctcaaaaccATTCTTTCATGGGCGTCAAATCTAATGGTGATCATGCGCCACATTCGAGGAAGCATGCTGACATTGCAATTGAATCATTTTCAAGACCTTCTGATAGCCCCTTAAGGTCATCTTCTCCAATGAGGATTGATGAAGCTGTTTCAACTAAGGAAGATAAGTCCAGCACGCAAAAAAAAATTTCTGGTCGATTTGCTCAAATTTTTAATAAGAACGAAGATACAGCATGCATTTCCTCTGGAAAAGGCATTCATTTGTCAGAGATACCTGAGACAACCAAACCTGAGGTTAATGAGGATAAGCCTGAAGAGCAATCATTTTTGGGCACTTTTGAAGAAGCAATTAAAAAAATGGAGTCGGCTGATCAGGGAAGTGAAATTCTGAGCAATTTATCTGGAGGAGTACTTTTAGACCAATTGTATATGATTGCACCGTCAGACCTGAACTCTTTACTCTTTTCACCTGATTCAAAATTCCCAAAATCTTTAGCAGATGTGCAGGGAACTACAGAATTGCAACAAGGACCATGGAAATTAGAGAGTGGTGAAGATAGATTGAAAAGAGTGGTTACTTACATTAAGGCTGCAACTAAATTAATTAAGGCTGTGAAAGGCATTGAGGAGCAAGTGTATCTCAAAGCTGATGGGAAGGTTTTTGCAGTTTTAGCAACTGTGAGTACACCAGAGGTCATGTATGGGAGCACCTTTAAAGTTGAATTGCTTTATTGCATCATGCCTGGGCCTGAGCTGCCCTTGGGGGAACAATCTTCACGGTTGGTAATATCATGGCGAGTAAATTTTCTACAGAGCACTATGATGAAAGGTATGATAGAAGGAGGAGCACGACAAGGTCTGAAGGAAAGCTTTGAGCAATATGCAAGTTTATTATCTCAGAATGTTAAGCCGGTTGATTTGAAGGATCTTGGATCGAATAAGGAACATATTTTGGCTTCGTTGCAGGTAGAATCCCAGTCAGATTGGAAGCTGGCGGTTCAATTTTTTGCCAATTTTACAGTAGTATCCACCATTTTTATTGGATTGTATGTGCTTGTGCATCTCTGGCTAGCTGCACCTAGTTCAATTCAGGGGCTTGAGTTTGCGGGGCTAGACTTGCCAGATTCAATTGGAGAACTGATTGTATGTGGTATTCTGGTTCTTCAGGGGAATAGAGTGCTGAATCTGATAGCACGTTTCATGCAGGCCCGAGTACAAAAAG GCAGTGATCATGGAGTCAAAGCTCAAGGGGATGGGTGGTTGCTGACTGTTGCCTTGATTGAGGGTAGTAGTCTGGCGGCTGTTGATTCAAGTGGGTTCTCTGATCCATATGTAACCTTCACTTGTAATGGTAGAACCAGAACCAGCTCAATCAAGTTTCAGAAATCTGATCCTCAGTGGAATG AAATATTTGAATTTGATGCAATGGATGACCCTCCATCTGTAATGGATGTGGAAGTTTATGACTTTGATGGACCTTTTGATGAAGCAACATCACTTGGACATGCCGAAATCAACTTTCTAAAATCTAATTTATCAGATCTGGCTGATGTGTGGATTCCTCTTCAAGGAAAGTTAGCTCAGGCATGTCGCTCTAAGCTACATTTAAGAATTTTCTTAGATAATACAAGAGGTGGCAATGTTGTTAAAGAGTACTTGAATAAGATGGAGAAAGAGGTGGGGAAGAAG ATAAATTTGCGGTCTCCTCAAACAAATTCAgcatttcaaaaactctttggaCTTCCGCCCGAAGAATTTCTTATTAATGATTTTACTTGTCATTTGAAACGCAAAATGCCCCTGCAG GGCCGTTTATTTTTGTCTCCAAGGATTATTGGGTTCTATGCTAATTTATTTGGACACAAGACAAAATTCTTTTTTCTATGGGAGGACATAGAAGAAATTAAACTTATTCCTCCTACACTTGCATCCATGGGCAGTCCAATCATTATTGTGATTCTCCGGCAGGGCAGAGGTATGGATGCAAGGCATGGTGCAAAGAAAATAGATGGGGAAGGCAGGCTGAAGTTCCatttccattcttttgtatctTTCAATGTAGCACACAG GACAATTATGGCTTTATGGAAGGCTAGATCATTAAGCCCTGAACAGAAGGTGCAAATAGTTGAAGAAGAATCTGAGACCAAAACCCTCCAAAATGAAGAGGGTGGGTCTTTTTTGGGTGTTGAGGATGTTAACATGTTTGAGGTTCATTCCGCTTTTCTTTCTGTTCCt GCTGACTTCTTCATAGAGCTGTTCAGTGGTGGTGATTTGGATCGCAGAGTAATGACAAGAACAGGTTGTCTTGACTATTCTCCATCTCCATGGGAGTTGGAGAAGGCTGATGTGTGCCAGAGGCAAATTTATTACAAATTTGATAAGCACATTTCCCGTTACAGTGGAGAGGTGACTAGCACACAGCAAAGATCTCCCCTGCCAGATAAAAATGGTTGGCTGGTTGAAGAGGTCATGACTCTTCATGGGGTTCCTCTTGGTGACTACTTCAAT CTTCACCTTAGATTCCAGGTTGAGGATTTGCCCTCAAAGTCAAAGGGCTGTAATGTGCAAGTGTATTTgggagttgcatggctgaaaagTACCAGACATCAGAAAAGGATCACAAAGAATATTGTTTCAAATTTGCAAGAGCGCCTGAAGGTGATGTTGGAAGCAGTTGAGGAGTTTGGGGCTAGAAGGTAG